In Cenarchaeum symbiont of Oopsacas minuta, the sequence TGATCATGGTAAAATGGATTCCACATACAAAGGAGTTTTTCTTTACGCTCTGACTGATGTAGGGCGTTATGGCGATAAAAATCTAATCGGTAAGGAATTTTTACAACAGGAAGGCAATAAGATCAAGATGCAATTAGATTTTATTGCAATCAGATTTGCTCGGTATTATTGGGAGATTTATAATTCAGGAATTAGACATATGCCTGAAAGAATGGCAGATATAGATCCACAACGTGACAATATCAATATAATTAAAATAATCAAAAATGAAACAGAAAAACACAATACAATTCCAGATCTACAGAAACTTGCGTCATCAAATATGGAAACATTTCGTAAAAATGTTATTGCCAAAACTATACGTAATGAAGTATTGAATAATCTTTTAACCGATCTTAATGGATTATATGAAAAAAATCCTAGACAAAATTCTATTACATTTGATATTGAATTAGTAGAATTTTTGAAAAATAAGGTACTGTAAACTTATGAGCTCATAGGCGTTAGTCATGAAATCCCGATCTTCTCTAGATTCATGCAGGATTTGGCAATAATTCTTCAAGTGTGGATAATGCTCGTTCTAATGATTCTTTTGTCAGTTGTTTATGGAATCCTTTTGTATGGATCGGTCTGTCAACTTTACGCTCTCCATACAATAATGTGATGATATTCAAATCCACATTAGGGAAATATGACATTAGTGTATGTGTGGATTCGCTTCCTTTGTGTTCAACTACACTCAGATCTGAATAATCTCCACCTAGCTGACTTTCTAGTTGAAGTAAGCAACATTTCATATCTGATTTTACCGTTTTTAATAGATAAAAATCAAACAATATCCTCTTTATCATTGCATTTTCAGCATACGCTTTACACTCTATGCCCAAAACTAATTTATCATCTATGAAAACATGTATATCCACCGATAGACCATATTTGTATTCAGTTACATCTAACACATCATACACATCTTTAGATAAACTCTCCACATAGTTTTGATCAATCATTATTGGGATTTTTTTCTTATCAATTCGTAATTTACCCATGTTTCCCCCTTTGTTATTCCATGCTAATTTCACTAATGTTGCACCCAAATATTCCACAAAGGTTCCTTTTTGAGATCGTAGTACCCCTCCAAATGCACGATTTGGTGCATTTAACGCATTTTGAACTGATGAATTAATTAATTCATTATATTCTTCAATGAGTTCGTCAACGCCCATTAAGACAAAATTGAATCAAGTCTATTTATAGACGTTCGTACATATTCTTTTGAAATATCTATTCCAACGTAATGCCGACCTGTTTTCTTTGCTACAACACAAGTGGTTCCAGCACCAACAAACGGATCTAAAACTATATCATTTTTGAAGCTAAATAATTGCAATACTCGCTTTACTAACTCTTCAGGAAACATTGCAGGATGATCATATTTTTTCATTTTACGTTCTGGACTGATAGACCATTTTGCATAGACCCATTTCTTAAAATCATCTCCCAATACATCCGCATTTGCTTTATCCCCCTCCTTTTTCAAATTGCCTTTACAGAACACTTCTACAAATTCCCAAGTATATTTTAAATATGGACTAGACGGACTTTTCCAACTTCCCCATGCAGTATATTTACAATTATAATTATTTTTTTCCCACAGGATTTCGCCTTTCCAAATTAAACCCTTAGCGATAAAGAAATTTGAGATTATGTGATGTGCGGGTATATAATCTGAAAACAGAGGTTGAATATTTATCGCAATACGCCCACCATGTTTTAAAACACGTATGCACTCTGTAAATATTTCAAATAATTTGTTAAAGTAATCTGTCCATTTTTCAGAATCATCCCCTGTATTTTCATATTCTAAACCAAAATTATATGGCGGAGATGTGAAAATAACATCTATGCAATTATCTGGTAATTTTTTTAGTTGTTTTAAACTATCTGCACATAATATTTTATCCAGATATTTTTTTGGTAATTCAACATTAGATTTATCAAACAATTTACTGTAATATACAGGATTTCTCTTTTGTATTTTGTTTTTACGACCTTTGACTTTTCGTTCTGTATTATATTCCACATACTGCCTCATGCCGTTTCTTATGCCATAACTACCTATGGAATTTATCTCATCAATTATTTTTTCTCCAAGCTCTTTACACGTCTTGAATGATTTTATAGTACGTTTTAATTTTTGCATATCTATTCTGTGTAATTGAAG encodes:
- a CDS encoding N-4 cytosine-specific DNA methylase; this encodes MTYKTVAISTEKWDVSDVRTDIKLFNDELSPNAKIVMDKKTHDVRLQLHRIDMQKLKRTIKSFKTCKELGEKIIDEINSIGSYGIRNGMRQYVEYNTERKVKGRKNKIQKRNPVYYSKLFDKSNVELPKKYLDKILCADSLKQLKKLPDNCIDVIFTSPPYNFGLEYENTGDDSEKWTDYFNKLFEIFTECIRVLKHGGRIAINIQPLFSDYIPAHHIISNFFIAKGLIWKGEILWEKNNYNCKYTAWGSWKSPSSPYLKYTWEFVEVFCKGNLKKEGDKANADVLGDDFKKWVYAKWSISPERKMKKYDHPAMFPEELVKRVLQLFSFKNDIVLDPFVGAGTTCVVAKKTGRHYVGIDISKEYVRTSINRLDSILS